A single Watersipora subatra chromosome 7, tzWatSuba1.1, whole genome shotgun sequence DNA region contains:
- the LOC137400205 gene encoding cytochrome P450 1A2-like — translation MKGLMLNFVSAGLETSGRSLCQIFLDLLHDPTLQKRLQAEIDSQFELTHTITLKDKDKLPQVESYVLEHFRYLTQLPFLVPHMTIRDTAVSGYKVPANTFVLMNSYYIAHNPEVYEDPFTVKPDRFLDATGQLVDRDHPLRQNFLGFGSGRRGCPGEVLAKSRIFLFLANILQNFTVKLAGELPSRDVRKYPMSLLLTPPSVKVRFIRRQ, via the exons ATGAAGGGTCTAATGCTCAACTTTGTTTCTGCTG GTTTGGAGACAAGTGGGCGGAGCTTATGTCAAATTTTTTTGGACCTTCTGCATGATCCAACATTACAGAAAAGATTACAAGCAGAGATTGACAGCCAGTTTGAACTAACACACACAATCACTCTCAAGGACAA AGACAAGCTGCCACAGGTGGAGTCATATGTTCTTGAACACTTCCGATACTTGACTCAGCTGCCATTTCTGGTTCCACACATGACCATACGAGATACCGCAGTGTCAGGATACAAG GTTCCAGCCAATACTTTTGTTCTGATGAATTCCTACTATATAGCTCACAATCCTGAGGTTTATGAGGATCCTTTTACTGTCAAACCTGACAGGTTTCTAGATGCAACTGGACAATTGGTGGATCGAGACCATCCTTTGCGACAAAA CTTCCTAGGTTTCGGATCTGGAAGAAGAGGTTGTCCAGGTGAAGTGTTGGCTAAGTCAAGGATATTTCTTTTTTTGGCCAATATTCTACAGAACTTTACGGTAAAGTTGGCTGGTGAACTACCAAGTCGGGATGTTAGAAAGTACCCGATGTCACTCCTTCTGACACCACCGTCTGTGAAAGTCCGATTTATTCGGCGACAATAA
- the LOC137400650 gene encoding cytochrome P450 1A1-like: MELEVSATQVLLATSILLLTYFIVRWMKDPIRKIPGPPGLPILGNALSLYMPNLHNQFYDMAREYGAVMKVTIFGVPIVVINSKEACVEALIKTGTDFQGRPPLKRMMAIVPKDTIFMTLNDEQIMLRRIFTKAMKAYGPGIADLEYVMQETIKDMIDDIHQKDSHVIDAAELSTGYVCCVIASMMFGEKYSYDDEVCQKINEMSERLVEGTVPLSSGAVLDALPFLFHFKFLFRDTHRKLEVARGVVNDFIKTRIDEAKVNSEL; encoded by the exons ATGGAGTTGGAAGTGAGTGCCACTCAGGTTCTACTTGCAACTTCAATCTTGCTACTAACTTATTTCATTGTCAGATGGATGAAG GACCCTATTCGAAAGATACCTGGGCCACCTGGTTTGCCAATACTTGGCAATGCTTTGTCTCTGTATATGCCAAATCTACACAACCAATTCTATGACATGGCAAGAGAGTATGGAGCTGTTATGAAAGTGACAATCTTTGGAGTTCCAATTGTAGTTATCAACTCGAAAGAGGCTTGTGTAGAGGCTCTCATCAAGACAG GAACGGATTTTCAAGGTCGACCCCCTTTGAAAAGGATGATGGCAATTGTACCTAAAGATACTATATTTATG ACACTGAATGATGAGCAAATTATGCTGCGGCGCATATTTACTAAGGCTATGAAAGCCTATGGACCAGGCATTGCAGATCTGGAATATGTCATGCAAGAAACAATAAAAGATATGATTGATGACATTCACCAAAAAGATAGTCATGTGATAGATGCGGCAGAGCTGAGCACAGGCTATGTGTGTTGTGTTATTGCTTCTATG ATGTTTGGTGAGAAATATTCCTACGACGATGAGGTCTGCCAAAAGATCAATGAAATGAGTGAGAGACTAGTCGAAGGAACAGTTCCCTTGTCGAGTGGGGCGGTCCTGGATGCCCTCCCGTTTCTCTTTCATTTCAAGTTCTTGTTTCGAGACACCCATAGAAAGCTGGAAGTAGCGAGGGGAGTCGTTAATGACTTCATAAAAACACGGATAGATGAAGCAAAG gTGAACTCTGAACTCTGA